In the Caballeronia sp. LZ062 genome, one interval contains:
- a CDS encoding GtrA family protein gives MLMRFGLVSGLGWLIDFCLFGALTALKAPVWMANTASATAAVLFVFFVSVRRVFQYHEHYLLGKLLCYVVYQAIAILAASFAIDLLTHRFGLAPIVSKILVTPFTFYCNFQFMSFITTGRLRLR, from the coding sequence ATGCTCATGCGTTTCGGTCTCGTCTCGGGACTCGGATGGTTGATCGATTTCTGTCTCTTCGGCGCGCTGACGGCGCTCAAGGCACCCGTCTGGATGGCGAACACAGCGAGCGCGACGGCCGCCGTGCTGTTCGTCTTTTTCGTCTCCGTGCGCCGCGTCTTTCAGTATCACGAGCACTATCTGCTCGGAAAGCTGCTCTGCTATGTCGTCTATCAGGCTATCGCGATTCTGGCGGCGTCGTTTGCCATCGATTTGCTGACGCACCGCTTCGGTCTCGCGCCGATCGTGTCGAAGATTCTGGTCACGCCGTTCACCTTCTATTGCAATTTTCAGTTCATGTCATTCATCACAACGGGTCGCCTGAGACTGCGCTAG
- a CDS encoding glycosyltransferase family 2 protein, whose amino-acid sequence MTNVIVTMGGLGKRFRDVGYTVPKYRIEAHGKTLFTWSMLSLRSFVEAGARFVFIVRAEDQAREFIESEAQRLGIAERSVIEIDHLTDGQATTAILAQEAIADPAQPMLVYNIDTFVHPDALPASAVRGDGWVPCFPGKGDGWSFAAADSTGRVSELREKVRISPHATVGLYWFSSFALYRSAYERYYSDSSRMEKGEKYIAPLYNELIANGHPVYLHEVPEDAVIPLGTPAEVEAFLRAVPPSL is encoded by the coding sequence ATGACCAACGTGATCGTGACGATGGGCGGGCTCGGCAAGCGGTTCCGGGACGTCGGCTATACCGTGCCGAAGTATCGGATCGAAGCGCACGGCAAGACGCTCTTCACCTGGTCCATGCTGAGCTTGAGGAGCTTCGTCGAGGCGGGCGCGCGGTTCGTCTTCATCGTCCGGGCGGAAGACCAGGCACGCGAGTTCATCGAGTCCGAAGCGCAACGGCTCGGCATTGCCGAGCGCAGCGTGATCGAGATTGATCATCTGACCGACGGCCAGGCCACGACGGCGATTCTCGCCCAGGAAGCGATTGCCGATCCTGCGCAGCCGATGCTCGTCTACAACATCGACACGTTCGTCCACCCCGACGCGCTGCCGGCCAGCGCAGTGCGCGGAGACGGCTGGGTGCCGTGCTTTCCGGGCAAGGGCGACGGCTGGAGTTTCGCCGCGGCGGATTCGACAGGGCGCGTATCCGAGCTGCGCGAAAAAGTGCGCATCTCGCCGCACGCCACCGTCGGCCTCTACTGGTTCTCTTCGTTCGCGCTGTATCGTTCTGCTTACGAACGCTACTACAGCGACAGCTCGCGCATGGAAAAGGGCGAAAAGTACATCGCGCCGCTGTACAACGAGCTGATCGCCAACGGGCACCCCGTCTATCTGCACGAAGTTCCCGAGGATGCGGTGATTCCGCTCGGCACGCCTGCGGAAGTGGAAGCCTTCCTGCGAGCCGTTCCCCCGTCGCTCTGA
- a CDS encoding capsular biosynthesis protein — translation MLHKQKCIVLDIDGTLCPKKAKNESYADLLPFPEMMEQLARYREQGFYVILYTARNMNTYDGNVGRIVANTGKLLMEWLEKHQVPYDELHLGKPWPGRGGFYVDDKAIRPDEFLKLSYSEILELVGDEPGGE, via the coding sequence GTGCTACACAAACAGAAATGTATCGTGCTCGACATCGACGGCACGCTTTGCCCAAAGAAGGCGAAGAACGAGTCTTACGCCGACCTGCTGCCGTTCCCGGAAATGATGGAGCAACTGGCGCGGTATCGCGAGCAAGGCTTCTACGTCATTCTCTACACCGCGCGCAACATGAACACGTACGACGGCAACGTGGGCCGCATCGTCGCCAATACCGGCAAGCTGCTGATGGAATGGCTGGAGAAGCATCAGGTGCCCTATGACGAACTGCATCTCGGCAAGCCGTGGCCCGGCCGAGGCGGCTTCTACGTCGATGACAAAGCGATCCGCCCCGACGAATTCCTGAAGCTGTCATACAGCGAAATCCTCGAACTGGTCGGCGACGAGCCGGGCGGAGAATGA
- a CDS encoding capsular biosynthesis protein, with translation MRKILLYDNTQPPPSDVSNLLGIERFSDVYYRKRSLERWMSDLADQAGFNFVDIETLAHPDSLIQPPLAGSGRQIIVYVPAWIAFGCAETEASLFLQKLGLTRNNLRVTSDSATFDPRAPYMMALVDDMAKALLHSIAAGESAESFLREVADQLQPVPDDARMIDLRDPLRFTDYLTSNFDARFFNSVQTVNDFVLLKRSTDGAKLRREHDFYHLLPPSMQMFFVQPYDFRQEAEGASYKMERLFVPDMALQWIHGSLDETHLERFLDKVLFFVRSRPTRSVPRDVAERARNEAYRSKLLARIEQLEALPAYAAIEPYARATFGGVRTLVARYFALLDRARPADIEKSLCIGHGDLCFSNILYSKTTGLMRFIDAKGAATEDELYVNPYYDIAKLSHSVVGNYDFINYGLFRLEVDADLKVRVLIDAAPKPWAAVAFRRKLVQNGFDPVLARLYEASLFISMAPLHIDVPKKVVAFLVNAAGILDEVEREF, from the coding sequence GTGAGGAAGATACTGCTCTACGACAACACCCAGCCGCCGCCGAGCGATGTCTCCAATCTGCTGGGTATCGAGCGATTCTCGGATGTCTATTACCGCAAGCGTTCGCTGGAACGCTGGATGTCGGATCTCGCCGATCAGGCGGGATTCAATTTCGTCGATATCGAGACGCTCGCGCATCCCGATTCGCTCATTCAGCCGCCGCTCGCGGGCTCCGGCCGGCAGATCATCGTCTACGTTCCCGCATGGATCGCATTCGGTTGCGCGGAAACGGAGGCGTCGCTCTTCCTGCAAAAGCTCGGGCTCACGCGCAACAACCTGCGCGTGACGAGCGACAGCGCCACGTTCGATCCGCGCGCGCCCTACATGATGGCGCTCGTCGACGACATGGCGAAGGCGCTTCTGCACAGCATCGCGGCCGGCGAGTCGGCCGAGTCGTTTCTGCGCGAGGTGGCCGATCAGCTTCAGCCCGTGCCCGACGACGCGCGCATGATCGATCTGCGCGATCCGCTGCGCTTCACCGACTATCTGACCAGCAACTTCGACGCGCGGTTCTTCAATTCGGTGCAGACGGTCAACGACTTCGTGCTGCTCAAGCGTTCGACCGACGGCGCGAAGCTCAGGCGCGAACACGACTTCTATCATCTGCTGCCGCCGTCGATGCAGATGTTCTTCGTGCAGCCGTACGATTTCCGGCAGGAAGCCGAGGGCGCGAGCTACAAGATGGAACGGCTCTTCGTTCCCGACATGGCGCTGCAGTGGATCCACGGCTCGCTGGACGAAACCCATCTCGAACGCTTTCTGGACAAGGTGCTGTTTTTCGTTCGCTCGCGCCCGACACGCAGCGTGCCGCGCGACGTGGCCGAGCGTGCGCGCAACGAGGCGTATCGTTCGAAGCTGCTCGCGCGCATCGAACAACTGGAGGCGCTGCCGGCCTACGCCGCCATCGAGCCCTATGCGCGCGCCACATTCGGCGGCGTCCGGACGCTCGTCGCACGCTACTTCGCACTGCTGGATCGCGCGAGGCCGGCGGACATCGAGAAGAGCCTGTGCATCGGCCATGGAGACCTCTGCTTCTCCAACATCCTGTACAGCAAGACCACCGGCCTGATGCGCTTCATCGACGCCAAAGGCGCGGCGACGGAAGACGAGCTGTACGTCAACCCGTACTACGACATCGCGAAGCTGTCGCACTCGGTCGTGGGGAACTACGACTTCATCAACTACGGACTGTTCCGGCTCGAAGTCGATGCCGATCTGAAAGTGCGCGTTCTGATCGATGCCGCGCCGAAGCCGTGGGCCGCCGTCGCGTTCAGACGCAAGCTCGTCCAGAACGGCTTCGATCCCGTGCTCGCGCGGCTTTACGAGGCATCGCTCTTCATCAGCATGGCGCCGCTGCACATCGACGTTCCCAAGAAGGTGGTCGCCTTCCTCGTGAACGCGGCGGGAATCCTCGATGAAGTCGAACGCGAATTTTGA
- a CDS encoding lysylphosphatidylglycerol synthase domain-containing protein — MRDLKIGQLSFWCFVSSAALFVGSVAFWLPLGGPKLFATPASTLLWPILLYVLAHVARMLRLGLLLGSIRLRRLLGLYIYTGACSALIPFKLGELARINEIAWQQSGNYARGLVIVWVERVFDLIAVGAIILVLMTRGEVEPGPIAPVLWLICVFVLATVCFFFVLPEQLATLNLHVMRTYRDRKAVRILKILEAINNFSQMARPLLHGRILTLSLVTLFIWGFEVMALGLLMQDVRSWTPFVRLVSQFADIIVHRPGHQASADALASILDQWKILVLSVPGLVALCLFHKWRRSASPRKGWIR; from the coding sequence ATGCGCGACCTGAAGATCGGGCAACTCTCCTTCTGGTGTTTCGTCTCGTCGGCGGCGCTCTTCGTCGGCTCGGTCGCTTTCTGGCTGCCGCTCGGCGGACCGAAGCTCTTCGCGACACCGGCGAGCACTCTGCTCTGGCCCATCCTGCTCTATGTGCTGGCGCATGTCGCCCGCATGTTGCGGCTCGGCCTGCTGCTCGGCAGCATCCGCTTGCGGCGGCTTCTCGGACTTTATATCTACACCGGCGCCTGTTCCGCGCTCATTCCCTTCAAGCTCGGCGAACTCGCGCGCATCAACGAGATCGCCTGGCAACAATCGGGCAACTATGCGCGAGGACTCGTCATCGTGTGGGTCGAGCGCGTCTTCGACCTGATCGCCGTGGGCGCCATCATTCTGGTGCTGATGACGCGGGGTGAAGTCGAGCCGGGCCCGATCGCGCCGGTTCTGTGGCTGATCTGCGTGTTCGTCCTGGCAACCGTGTGCTTCTTCTTCGTGCTGCCCGAGCAACTCGCCACGCTGAACCTGCACGTGATGCGCACGTATCGCGACCGCAAGGCGGTACGCATCCTGAAGATCCTCGAAGCCATCAACAACTTCTCGCAGATGGCGCGGCCTCTTCTGCATGGCCGCATCCTCACGCTCAGCCTCGTCACACTCTTCATTTGGGGCTTCGAAGTAATGGCGCTCGGGCTGCTGATGCAAGACGTACGGAGCTGGACGCCCTTCGTGCGCCTCGTGAGCCAGTTCGCCGATATCATCGTGCATCGCCCGGGCCATCAGGCTTCAGCCGATGCGCTCGCCTCGATACTGGACCAGTGGAAGATCCTCGTGCTGTCCGTCCCCGGGCTCGTCGCGTTGTGCCTGTTTCACAAATGGCGGCGGTCCGCGTCGCCGCGCAAAGGATGGATCCGGTGA
- a CDS encoding glycosyltransferase family 2 protein produces MASRTRTERILVFIPAYNCERQIGRVLAQLQGNEALFSEVIVVDNRSPDNTVDAAIAAAKNLQLPVRVVRNVDNLGLGGSHKSAFAYAARAGHDYVVVLHGDDQGSIADLVPHIQAGEHRGVDCLLGARFMPGSQLENYSAFRTFGNEVFNLLFSAAAGKRLYDLGSGLNMYRVGAVRDLRYHGFADNLTFNYYMILATVYRRWKIRFFPISWREDDQISNVKLARQSMQVLQLLATFVFRRRRFLEGSHTHRAADAYRFETVFDNGVPVQS; encoded by the coding sequence ATGGCATCCCGAACCCGTACCGAACGTATCCTCGTCTTCATTCCCGCCTACAACTGCGAACGTCAAATCGGCCGCGTGTTGGCGCAGCTTCAGGGCAACGAGGCTCTCTTCAGCGAAGTCATCGTCGTCGACAACCGCAGCCCGGACAACACGGTCGATGCCGCCATCGCCGCCGCGAAAAACCTGCAGCTTCCGGTGCGTGTCGTGCGCAACGTCGACAACCTCGGTCTGGGCGGGTCGCACAAGAGCGCATTCGCCTATGCGGCGCGTGCGGGTCACGACTATGTCGTCGTGCTGCACGGTGACGATCAGGGCAGCATCGCGGATCTCGTTCCGCACATTCAGGCGGGCGAGCATCGCGGGGTGGACTGCCTGCTCGGCGCGCGCTTCATGCCCGGCTCCCAACTCGAAAACTACTCCGCCTTCCGCACGTTCGGCAACGAAGTGTTCAATCTGCTGTTCTCCGCCGCGGCGGGCAAGCGCCTCTACGACCTCGGCTCAGGGCTCAACATGTATCGCGTCGGCGCGGTGCGCGACCTGCGCTATCACGGTTTCGCCGATAACCTCACCTTCAACTACTACATGATTCTGGCGACGGTTTACCGTCGCTGGAAGATCCGGTTCTTCCCGATCAGCTGGCGGGAAGACGACCAGATCTCGAACGTCAAGCTCGCCCGGCAATCCATGCAGGTGTTGCAGTTGCTCGCCACCTTCGTGTTCCGCCGCCGCCGGTTCCTCGAAGGCAGTCACACGCATCGGGCAGCGGATGCCTACCGCTTCGAGACCGTGTTCGACAACGGCGTTCCCGTACAGTCGTAG
- a CDS encoding acyltransferase, whose translation MRSPNEKKYWSRLDHLRFFAALLVMLAHMWAYAGGPFSPHSTGFLVSVIQEGHIGVGLFLVLTGYLFTSIALDNQGTILYWRFVKNRALRIFPLLTVMFFVLLCVGKLQVSGDTVLNLLLLQLNVGDEMSGFGQKLFPVGAWWTTSVEFQFYLIFPFILLFFRKSGPQYLVGLISVFILIRLCIFGIKGDAYWLEYHSIVGRMDEFLIGMLAAWLHRTYRSRVDRLSLLLLAGSLALIPAYCFWYRDVPLIDVVFSFTLEGIIFAALIIGYQSPMLPIPRIVDRILAKGGELTFSIYLLHTPIADALFRSGMLPHISRSATVTTMVYAFVILLPITLLVSKLTFSYIEKPFMDLRVAYFKKPQIEPALRDEHLSAEAEKVESASPLQ comes from the coding sequence ATGAGATCACCGAACGAAAAGAAATATTGGAGCCGTCTTGACCACCTTCGGTTCTTTGCCGCGTTGCTGGTCATGCTCGCTCACATGTGGGCGTATGCAGGGGGTCCTTTTTCGCCGCATAGCACGGGCTTCCTGGTATCGGTGATTCAGGAAGGTCATATTGGCGTCGGCTTATTTCTCGTTCTCACAGGCTACCTTTTCACGTCCATTGCGCTGGACAATCAAGGGACGATCCTCTATTGGCGTTTCGTCAAAAATCGCGCGTTACGCATTTTTCCTCTGCTGACGGTCATGTTCTTCGTGCTGCTGTGCGTGGGGAAATTGCAGGTCAGCGGCGACACCGTCCTTAATCTGCTTCTGCTCCAGTTGAATGTCGGAGACGAGATGAGCGGCTTCGGACAGAAGCTGTTTCCGGTGGGTGCGTGGTGGACGACTTCGGTCGAGTTTCAGTTCTACCTGATATTTCCTTTTATTCTCCTGTTCTTTCGAAAATCCGGTCCGCAGTATCTGGTGGGGCTGATATCGGTGTTCATCTTGATTCGCCTATGCATCTTCGGAATCAAGGGAGACGCGTATTGGCTCGAGTACCATTCCATCGTCGGGAGGATGGACGAGTTTCTGATAGGAATGCTCGCGGCGTGGCTGCACCGAACTTATCGGTCACGGGTCGATCGTCTCTCGCTGCTGCTGCTCGCCGGCTCATTGGCGCTCATACCTGCCTACTGTTTCTGGTACCGGGATGTTCCGTTGATCGATGTCGTTTTCAGCTTCACGCTGGAAGGGATAATTTTTGCTGCGTTGATTATCGGCTACCAATCGCCGATGCTGCCTATTCCTCGAATCGTGGACCGTATATTGGCGAAAGGCGGCGAACTTACCTTTTCTATTTATTTGCTGCATACCCCCATTGCGGATGCGCTCTTTCGCTCCGGAATGCTGCCGCATATAAGTCGGTCGGCGACCGTCACCACGATGGTTTATGCGTTCGTCATTCTGTTGCCGATCACGCTGCTGGTCAGTAAGCTGACGTTCTCGTATATCGAGAAGCCGTTCATGGATCTGCGCGTCGCGTATTTCAAAAAGCCGCAAATCGAGCCGGCCTTGCGCGACGAACACCTGTCGGCAGAGGCCGAGAAAGTGGAATCGGCGTCGCCGCTTCAATAA
- a CDS encoding glycosyltransferase produces MHTMKIAAVVVTRDRPALLERVLDALTEQSLRPDEIIVFDNASDEATRDLLKTRLDVTALRSDYNIGGAGGFARGLQQALARGADWVWLLDDDAVPHRDALQRLVAARASLPADVGALCPSVDEFGAVALQHRRYFDSLFGRERTVAASAYKEFAVRIDTGSFVGFLADARAVWAAGLPRADYFVAYDDTEFSLRLKAVGFSVWLIPESRIDHLREVGARLRNHAFGPRHYYNVRNRIAVSSQYARWPLLAALRASAVGVALWLISSHPWQVKSVGMLIRALVDGHRRRLGEIHASTEAADGTTVRTTGY; encoded by the coding sequence ATGCACACCATGAAGATTGCTGCCGTCGTCGTCACGCGTGATCGCCCCGCTCTGCTCGAACGGGTGCTCGACGCATTGACTGAACAGAGCTTGCGCCCCGACGAGATCATCGTCTTCGACAATGCAAGCGACGAAGCAACGCGCGACTTGTTGAAGACGAGGCTCGACGTCACGGCATTGCGCAGCGATTACAACATCGGCGGCGCGGGCGGCTTCGCCCGTGGTCTTCAGCAAGCGCTTGCGCGGGGCGCCGACTGGGTCTGGCTGCTCGATGACGACGCCGTCCCGCACCGCGACGCGCTGCAACGTCTCGTGGCGGCGAGAGCCTCGCTGCCCGCCGACGTCGGCGCGCTTTGTCCATCGGTCGATGAATTCGGCGCAGTCGCGCTACAGCATCGCCGCTACTTCGACAGCCTGTTCGGCCGGGAGCGCACCGTTGCTGCTTCGGCATACAAAGAGTTCGCGGTTCGTATCGACACCGGCTCCTTCGTGGGCTTTCTCGCCGATGCGCGCGCGGTCTGGGCAGCGGGACTGCCACGCGCGGATTACTTCGTCGCCTATGACGATACGGAATTCTCGCTGCGGCTGAAGGCAGTCGGCTTCTCCGTCTGGCTAATTCCCGAGAGCCGCATCGATCATTTGCGGGAAGTCGGCGCGCGGCTGCGCAACCATGCCTTCGGGCCACGGCACTACTACAACGTGCGAAACCGCATTGCCGTATCGAGCCAGTATGCGCGTTGGCCGCTACTCGCGGCGCTTCGGGCATCCGCGGTCGGCGTTGCGTTGTGGTTGATCTCGAGCCACCCGTGGCAAGTGAAGAGCGTGGGGATGCTCATTCGGGCGCTGGTGGACGGACATCGCCGAAGGCTGGGTGAGATCCATGCATCGACAGAGGCGGCCGACGGTACGACCGTGCGCACGACCGGTTATTGA
- a CDS encoding WavE lipopolysaccharide synthesis family protein, which translates to MKTSDITVVFQGAVKPYVGADRDSFRENVRQTRRSLPNADIIVSTWKGAELPRGLLADAVIESDDPGGLPGIKYDSPKANNVNRQIVSTLAGLESVRTPYVVKLRTDSMLEHAGFLDFAKAVYQRDGKDTRILANSFFTLDPTIFERLPFHLSDWFHFGRTDRLLQYWSAPPVTPVDASWYDRERHIAGSTFFERNFRARFAVEQHLCMHYASQHGYVVPQLLNDGNPDVLASFERFIVNETLILDPWQIGLRMRKYEWVGASLFQRINTLMYLDWLAMSGSSPLDDSSNDAMRRLIDRRRKLKSAARAGFRASRPLHRLMFSTQRGFPLRRAAVLLLGRLQ; encoded by the coding sequence ATGAAGACAAGCGACATCACCGTGGTGTTTCAGGGCGCCGTCAAGCCGTATGTCGGCGCGGACCGCGACTCGTTTCGCGAGAACGTCCGTCAGACGCGGCGGTCCTTGCCGAACGCCGACATCATCGTCTCGACGTGGAAAGGTGCGGAGCTGCCTCGTGGGCTGCTCGCCGATGCCGTCATCGAGTCGGACGATCCGGGCGGGTTGCCCGGCATCAAGTACGACTCGCCGAAGGCCAACAACGTGAACCGGCAAATCGTTTCGACGCTCGCGGGGCTCGAGTCCGTGCGCACGCCTTATGTCGTCAAGCTGCGCACCGACAGCATGCTGGAGCACGCCGGCTTTCTGGATTTTGCCAAAGCCGTCTATCAGCGCGACGGAAAGGACACGCGCATCCTTGCGAATTCGTTCTTTACGCTCGACCCGACCATCTTCGAGCGTCTGCCGTTTCATCTGAGCGACTGGTTTCACTTCGGCCGCACCGACCGCCTGCTGCAATACTGGAGCGCCCCGCCCGTCACGCCTGTCGATGCCAGCTGGTACGACCGCGAGCGTCACATCGCAGGCTCGACATTCTTCGAGCGCAACTTCCGCGCGCGCTTCGCTGTCGAGCAGCACCTGTGCATGCACTACGCCTCGCAGCACGGCTATGTGGTGCCGCAATTGCTGAACGATGGAAACCCGGACGTGCTCGCGTCGTTCGAGCGATTCATCGTGAACGAGACTTTGATTCTGGACCCGTGGCAGATCGGACTGCGGATGCGCAAGTACGAATGGGTCGGTGCTTCGCTGTTTCAGCGGATCAATACCTTGATGTATCTGGACTGGCTGGCTATGTCCGGCAGCAGCCCGCTGGACGACAGCAGCAACGATGCGATGCGGCGGCTCATCGACCGTCGCCGGAAGCTGAAGAGCGCCGCGCGAGCGGGATTCCGGGCGAGCCGGCCATTGCATCGGTTGATGTTTTCGACGCAACGCGGATTTCCTTTGCGACGCGCAGCCGTGCTGCTGTTAGGCCGACTGCAATGA
- a CDS encoding GtrA family protein: MTTTSQLIRFAIAGTIGFVVDAGVLYLALACGLGPFAGRAVSFLAAVWVTWRINRRYTFRGRVERSVWAEWWRYLISMTGGASVNYAVYSLVIVAGRHGPVLPLLGVACGSIAGMAVNFFAAKFWAFRN; the protein is encoded by the coding sequence GTGACGACGACATCACAACTCATTCGATTCGCGATTGCCGGGACAATCGGTTTCGTGGTCGATGCAGGCGTGCTGTATCTCGCCCTCGCTTGCGGACTCGGACCGTTCGCCGGCCGCGCCGTGTCTTTCCTCGCTGCCGTCTGGGTGACGTGGCGGATCAATCGGCGATACACCTTTCGCGGCCGGGTCGAACGTTCGGTCTGGGCTGAATGGTGGCGCTATCTGATCTCGATGACGGGCGGCGCAAGCGTGAACTATGCGGTGTACTCGCTCGTGATCGTCGCTGGCCGGCACGGTCCCGTGCTGCCGCTGCTCGGCGTGGCCTGCGGCTCGATCGCCGGCATGGCCGTGAACTTCTTCGCAGCGAAGTTCTGGGCCTTCAGAAACTGA
- a CDS encoding glycosyltransferase family 2 protein: MSDQSEPRIAVLIPCLNEASTVSKVVHDFKAALPQCEIHVFDNGSADKTTDVARHAGAHVRSVALRGKGNVIRRMFADVEADIYVLVDGDDTYDATATPRMVAMMLDDGLDMVVGTRVSDEQSAYRLGHRFGNVLLTRCVSRIFGRTFTDMLSGFRVLSRRYVKSFPAHATGFETETELTVHALELRMPVAETSTRYKSRPDGSVSKLNTYRDGFRILMTIARLFKTEKPLAFFSLGFGVCAICAVLLALPLLETYARTGLVPRLPTALLCVALVLFGAMLLTCGVVLDTVTHGRAEAKRLAYLAVPGPRR; encoded by the coding sequence ATGTCCGACCAGTCCGAACCCCGTATCGCCGTTCTCATCCCTTGCCTCAATGAAGCTTCGACAGTCAGCAAGGTCGTGCACGACTTCAAGGCGGCGCTGCCGCAGTGTGAAATCCATGTTTTCGATAACGGATCAGCGGACAAGACAACGGATGTCGCTCGACACGCAGGAGCCCACGTTCGAAGCGTTGCGTTGCGCGGCAAAGGAAACGTGATCCGTCGAATGTTCGCAGACGTCGAGGCCGATATCTACGTGCTCGTGGACGGCGACGACACTTATGATGCGACGGCGACGCCACGAATGGTCGCGATGATGCTGGACGACGGGCTCGACATGGTCGTCGGCACGCGAGTCTCCGACGAGCAAAGCGCGTATCGGCTCGGGCACCGGTTTGGAAACGTATTGCTCACTCGCTGTGTCTCCCGAATCTTCGGTCGCACGTTCACGGACATGCTCTCGGGCTTTCGAGTGCTTTCGCGCCGCTATGTCAAGTCGTTTCCGGCTCACGCCACAGGCTTCGAGACAGAAACGGAGCTGACGGTGCACGCACTCGAACTACGGATGCCGGTCGCTGAGACATCGACACGTTATAAGTCGCGCCCCGACGGGTCCGTGAGCAAGCTCAACACGTATCGCGATGGGTTTCGCATCCTCATGACCATCGCCAGGCTCTTCAAGACAGAGAAGCCGCTTGCGTTTTTCTCGCTCGGCTTCGGCGTCTGTGCGATCTGCGCCGTTCTGCTCGCCTTGCCGCTGCTGGAAACGTATGCTCGCACCGGGCTCGTGCCTCGCCTTCCCACGGCATTGCTGTGCGTGGCGCTCGTGCTCTTCGGCGCCATGCTGCTCACGTGCGGCGTCGTGCTCGACACGGTCACGCACGGGCGGGCGGAAGCCAAGCGCCTTGCCTATCTGGCCGTGCCGGGCCCGCGCCGGTGA
- a CDS encoding glycosyltransferase family 2 protein, with translation MQLNAQSANASSIQLISVSLVVYRPHRQLLERTLRTLDEALHCLPLADHGASAPLYLINNGTDDGFDLFALAGEAALETHIIEGQGNVGYGRGHNLAIERAASRYHLILNPDIELDGDALAHALAFMDAHPDVGLLSPQIIEDDGSRQYLCRRYPTVFDLFIRGFLPRSLRKPFQHRLARYEMRDVIGEKDVVWEPPIVSGCFMLFRTEVLKKLGGFDPRYFLYFEDYDLSLRTHDVARVAYVPSVRVLHHGGDAAGKGWTHIKLFIASAYKFFNRFGWKWL, from the coding sequence ATGCAGTTGAACGCCCAATCCGCCAACGCAAGCTCGATTCAATTGATCAGCGTATCCCTCGTCGTCTATCGCCCGCATCGGCAGCTTCTCGAACGCACGCTTCGTACGCTCGATGAGGCGCTGCATTGTCTGCCGCTTGCCGATCACGGCGCCTCCGCGCCGCTGTATCTCATCAACAACGGAACAGACGATGGATTCGACCTCTTTGCGCTTGCCGGCGAAGCTGCGCTCGAGACGCACATAATCGAAGGCCAGGGCAATGTCGGCTACGGCCGCGGCCACAATCTGGCCATCGAGCGGGCGGCGAGCCGCTATCACCTGATTCTGAACCCCGACATCGAACTGGACGGCGACGCACTCGCCCACGCGCTCGCCTTCATGGACGCGCACCCGGACGTCGGTCTTCTTTCGCCGCAGATCATCGAAGACGACGGCAGCCGGCAATACCTCTGCCGCCGCTATCCCACGGTGTTCGACCTCTTCATCCGCGGCTTTCTTCCGCGCAGCCTGCGAAAGCCGTTTCAACACAGGCTCGCGAGATACGAAATGCGCGACGTCATCGGCGAGAAAGACGTCGTGTGGGAACCGCCCATCGTCAGCGGTTGCTTCATGCTGTTTCGCACCGAAGTCCTGAAAAAGCTCGGCGGCTTCGATCCGCGCTACTTCCTCTACTTCGAAGACTACGACCTGAGCCTGCGCACGCACGACGTGGCGCGCGTGGCCTACGTGCCGTCCGTGCGCGTGCTGCATCACGGCGGCGACGCGGCCGGCAAGGGCTGGACGCACATCAAGCTCTTCATCGCGTCGGCGTACAAGTTCTTCAACCGCTTCGGCTGGAAATGGCTATGA